The Streptomyces laurentii genome contains a region encoding:
- a CDS encoding hypothetical protein (Helix-turn-helix domains; cl00088;~Virulence activator alpha C-term; pfam10400;~identified by MetaGeneAnnotator; putative;~transcriptional regulator [Streptomyces clavuligerus ATCC27064]), with protein MSIRHGLLALLEHGPRYGSQLRTEFESRTGSTWPLNVGQVYTTLNRLERDGMVVQDGEDEGGHALYAITEAGHAELRTWFEKPVDRTSPARDELSIKLAMAVGMPGVDIRDVIQSQRRHTVQAMQDYTRLKAQAITAVEKNGAQARDDVAWLLVLEQLIFQTEAETRWLDHCESRLIRLSAAVTAEPPATPPEPAARPRFRTGSARRR; from the coding sequence ATGTCGATCCGCCACGGGCTGCTCGCCCTCCTCGAACACGGCCCCCGCTACGGCTCGCAGCTCCGTACGGAGTTCGAGTCCCGCACGGGCTCCACCTGGCCGCTCAACGTGGGCCAGGTGTACACGACCCTCAACCGCCTGGAGCGGGACGGCATGGTCGTGCAGGACGGCGAGGACGAGGGCGGTCACGCGCTCTACGCCATCACCGAGGCGGGCCACGCCGAACTGCGCACCTGGTTCGAGAAGCCCGTGGACCGGACCAGCCCGGCCCGTGACGAGCTGTCCATCAAGCTCGCCATGGCGGTCGGGATGCCCGGGGTCGACATCCGCGACGTCATCCAGTCCCAGCGCCGGCACACCGTGCAGGCCATGCAGGACTACACCCGCCTCAAGGCACAGGCGATCACCGCCGTCGAGAAGAACGGGGCACAGGCCCGTGACGACGTCGCCTGGCTGCTCGTCCTGGAGCAGCTGATCTTCCAGACCGAGGCCGAGACCCGCTGGCTCGACCACTGCGAGTCCCGCCTCATCCGCCTCTCGGCGGCCGTGACCGCGGAACCTCCCGCGACACCCCCGGAGCCCGCCGCCCGGCCCCGGTTCCGGACCGGCTCCGCCCGGCGGCGCTGA
- a CDS encoding ABC transporter (ABC transporter [Catenulispora acidiphila DSM44928];~ABC transporter signature motif;~ABC-type antimicrobial peptide transport system, ATPase component [Defense mechanisms]; COG1136;~ATP binding site [chemical binding];~ATP-binding cassette domain of the transporters involved in export of lipoprotein and macrolide, and cell division protein; cd03255;~D-loop;~H-loop/switch region;~PFAM: ABC transporter; SMART: ATPase AAA; KEGG: sgr:SGR_3757 ABC transporter ATP- binding protein;~Q-loop/lid;~Walker A/P-loop;~Walker B;~identified by MetaGeneAnnotator; putative), translating to MSVPQRHEPVLRLQNLTRVHGSGATEVHALRGVDLDLHPGELVAVMGPSGSGKSTLLTIAGGLDKPTSGHVIIEGTDITTAGPKRLAALRRRSIGYVFQDYNLIPALTAAENVALPRELDGVSARKARVEALAALEEMELGHLADRFPDEMSGGQQQRIAIARALVGDRRLVLSDEPTGALDSETGESVLALLRARCDAGAAGILVTHEPRFAAWADRVVFLRDGSVVDQTVRSEADSLLAGGTTHP from the coding sequence ATGTCCGTACCCCAGCGGCACGAGCCCGTGCTGCGCCTGCAGAACCTGACCCGCGTCCACGGCTCGGGCGCCACCGAGGTGCACGCCCTGCGCGGCGTCGACCTCGACCTTCACCCCGGCGAACTCGTCGCCGTCATGGGCCCGTCCGGCTCCGGCAAGTCCACGCTGCTGACCATCGCCGGCGGCCTGGACAAGCCCACCTCCGGCCACGTGATCATCGAGGGCACCGACATCACCACCGCGGGCCCCAAGCGGCTCGCCGCGCTGCGCCGCCGCAGCATCGGCTATGTCTTCCAGGACTACAACCTCATACCGGCGCTCACCGCCGCCGAGAACGTCGCCCTGCCCCGCGAGCTCGACGGCGTCTCCGCCCGCAAGGCCCGCGTCGAAGCCCTCGCCGCACTCGAGGAGATGGAGCTCGGCCACCTCGCCGACCGCTTCCCCGACGAGATGTCCGGCGGTCAGCAGCAGCGGATCGCCATCGCCCGCGCCCTGGTCGGCGACCGCCGCCTCGTCCTGTCCGACGAGCCCACCGGCGCGCTCGACTCCGAGACCGGCGAGTCCGTGCTCGCCCTGCTGCGCGCGCGCTGCGACGCCGGCGCGGCCGGCATCCTGGTCACCCACGAGCCGCGGTTCGCCGCCTGGGCCGACCGGGTCGTGTTCCTGCGGGACGGCTCCGTCGTCGACCAGACCGTACGCAGCGAGGCCGACTCGCTCCTGGCAGGCGGGACGACGCACCCGTGA
- a CDS encoding ligA protein (identified by MetaGeneAnnotator; putative;~sequence version:1), whose translation MRTWFHSWRAAIRIARRDAWRSKGRSLLVLSMIALPILGVSAFDLTFRSSELTRAQELRRTIGAADARFEDANVEGLPILQDPQGDQSDTVEDFTKGNKPWPNGPTDVSKTLPAGATVLTDSSGPAKLTTTYGLLTTEVRELKAADPMAAGIMTLLDGRFPEKTDEVAATSGFLESSGLTVGSTLTARGFDREYRITGSYELPSDLKSTQINALPGAFLKPYGEALGKAGLSASDPTTTYLVKKAGGFTWDMVQKINTKGVKVVARDVALNPPPDSEVPLFQSPNYYDYRANASLRAAELVPVFTIVGLAMLEICLLAGPAFAVGARRSRRQLGLVGANGGARSHIRAIVLSGGLVIGVAAAIAGTVLALALTFTLRPLLEQYMGQRFGSFTIRPLELLAIAGIAVLTGLLSAIVPAVTASRQTVLASLTGRRGVRRGSRVLPLVGLAALLLGGTLAIYGAIASDQSIIVAGGSALAELGIVAMTPALVGLFGRTGRWLPLSPRLALRDAVRNRGRTAPAVAAVLAAVAGTVAVATYATSQDADNQATYKPDLPYGAVSVFVMDEGGRDAATAVEAIDRNLPIDVRSDVSRVNIGRLGCSPWGEEEGCGSYEVIVPPANQCPLWMSSNDDDSDPAAKFSRAQRRELAKDWRCDTQDRGGSVPVEGGLLVADASLLKVLGITDPGAARALAEGKYVSFDPTLVVKDAKGAKDGKSANAAAATGAKGVAKAGDVGTVSVKLITDNKAAARAAELRKEYPGEVKTFTAYEVPGSPNAYGVRGLISPEAVKAAGMGTAPLGAYFTTDRLPSGEQQQKLDAELAKLGDTVDYTLERGYVSRYGIVLLALTLFAGLVTIGAAGIATGLSQADAEADLKTLAAVGAPPRVRRTLSGFQCGVVAAMGVVLGSVSGVLPAIGLRLAEERQQRTYYEESLDRGWGTMQDSPPDLAIVIPWETLGALLVLVPLGAALLAALVTRSRGALARRAVH comes from the coding sequence GTGAGGACCTGGTTCCACTCCTGGCGTGCCGCGATCCGCATCGCCCGCCGCGACGCCTGGCGGTCCAAGGGCCGCAGCCTTCTCGTCCTCTCGATGATCGCGCTGCCGATCCTCGGAGTGAGCGCCTTCGACCTGACGTTCCGCAGCTCCGAACTCACCCGCGCGCAGGAACTCCGGCGCACCATCGGCGCCGCCGACGCCCGTTTCGAGGACGCGAACGTCGAGGGCCTGCCGATCCTCCAGGATCCGCAGGGCGACCAGAGCGACACCGTCGAGGACTTCACCAAAGGGAACAAGCCCTGGCCCAACGGCCCGACGGATGTGAGCAAGACCCTTCCGGCCGGCGCCACCGTCCTCACCGACAGCTCCGGCCCGGCCAAGCTGACCACCACGTACGGGCTGCTCACGACCGAGGTCCGGGAGCTGAAGGCCGCCGACCCGATGGCCGCCGGCATCATGACGCTGCTCGACGGCCGCTTCCCCGAGAAGACGGACGAGGTCGCCGCGACCAGCGGGTTCCTGGAGAGCAGCGGGCTCACCGTCGGCTCCACTCTCACCGCGCGCGGCTTCGACCGCGAGTACCGGATCACCGGCTCGTACGAACTGCCCAGCGACCTCAAGTCCACGCAGATCAACGCCCTGCCCGGTGCCTTCCTCAAGCCGTACGGCGAGGCCCTGGGGAAGGCCGGCCTCTCGGCGTCCGATCCCACCACCACCTACCTGGTCAAGAAGGCCGGCGGTTTCACGTGGGACATGGTCCAGAAGATCAACACCAAGGGCGTGAAGGTCGTCGCGCGCGACGTGGCCCTGAACCCGCCGCCGGACTCCGAAGTCCCGCTGTTCCAGAGCCCCAACTATTACGACTACCGGGCCAACGCCTCCCTCAGGGCGGCTGAACTGGTGCCCGTCTTCACCATCGTCGGCCTGGCGATGCTGGAGATCTGCCTGCTCGCCGGCCCCGCCTTCGCGGTCGGCGCCCGCCGCTCCCGCCGCCAGCTCGGCCTGGTCGGCGCCAACGGCGGCGCCCGCAGCCACATCCGGGCCATCGTGCTCAGCGGCGGCCTCGTCATCGGCGTCGCCGCGGCGATCGCCGGCACCGTCCTCGCGCTGGCCCTGACCTTCACCCTCCGGCCGCTCCTGGAGCAGTACATGGGGCAGCGGTTCGGCAGCTTCACCATCCGGCCGCTCGAACTGCTCGCGATCGCCGGAATCGCCGTCCTGACCGGCCTGCTCTCCGCGATCGTGCCCGCCGTCACCGCCTCCCGGCAGACCGTCCTGGCCTCGCTCACCGGCCGCCGCGGCGTGCGCCGCGGCAGCCGGGTGCTGCCCCTCGTCGGCCTCGCCGCCCTGCTCCTCGGCGGCACGCTCGCCATCTACGGCGCGATCGCCAGCGACCAGAGCATCATCGTCGCGGGCGGCTCGGCCCTCGCCGAGCTGGGCATCGTCGCGATGACCCCCGCCCTCGTCGGTCTCTTCGGCCGCACCGGCCGCTGGCTGCCGCTCTCGCCGCGACTCGCGCTGCGCGACGCCGTCCGCAACCGGGGCCGTACGGCGCCGGCCGTGGCCGCCGTGCTGGCCGCCGTCGCGGGCACCGTCGCCGTCGCCACGTACGCGACGAGCCAGGACGCCGACAACCAGGCCACGTACAAGCCCGACCTGCCGTACGGCGCCGTCTCCGTGTTCGTCATGGACGAGGGCGGCCGGGACGCGGCCACCGCGGTCGAGGCCATCGACCGCAACCTGCCCATCGACGTCCGCAGCGACGTCTCGCGCGTCAACATCGGCCGGCTCGGCTGCTCCCCCTGGGGGGAGGAGGAGGGCTGCGGCTCGTACGAGGTGATCGTCCCGCCCGCCAACCAGTGCCCCCTGTGGATGTCGTCGAACGACGACGACTCCGACCCCGCCGCCAAGTTCTCCAGGGCGCAGCGGCGTGAACTCGCCAAGGACTGGCGCTGTGACACGCAGGACCGGGGCGGCTCCGTGCCCGTCGAGGGCGGGCTGCTGGTCGCCGACGCCTCGCTCCTGAAGGTGCTCGGGATCACCGACCCGGGGGCCGCGCGGGCGCTGGCGGAGGGGAAGTACGTCAGCTTCGACCCGACGCTGGTCGTGAAGGACGCCAAGGGCGCCAAGGACGGGAAGAGCGCGAACGCCGCCGCGGCCACCGGCGCGAAGGGCGTCGCGAAGGCCGGTGACGTCGGCACGGTGAGCGTCAAGCTCATCACCGACAACAAGGCCGCCGCGCGCGCCGCCGAGCTGCGCAAGGAGTACCCGGGCGAGGTGAAGACCTTCACCGCCTACGAGGTTCCCGGCTCCCCGAACGCGTACGGCGTCCGCGGTCTGATCAGCCCCGAGGCCGTCAAGGCCGCCGGGATGGGCACCGCCCCGCTCGGCGCGTACTTCACCACCGACCGGCTGCCCAGCGGCGAGCAGCAGCAGAAGCTCGACGCCGAGCTGGCCAAGCTCGGCGACACGGTCGACTACACGCTGGAGCGCGGTTACGTCAGCCGGTACGGCATCGTGCTGCTCGCGCTGACCCTGTTCGCCGGCCTGGTCACCATCGGTGCCGCGGGCATCGCCACCGGTCTCTCCCAGGCCGACGCGGAAGCCGACCTGAAGACGCTGGCCGCCGTCGGCGCCCCGCCGCGCGTCCGCCGCACGCTGAGCGGTTTCCAGTGCGGTGTCGTCGCCGCCATGGGCGTGGTGCTCGGCTCGGTCTCGGGTGTGCTGCCCGCGATCGGCCTCCGGCTCGCCGAGGAACGCCAGCAGCGGACGTACTACGAGGAAAGCCTCGACCGGGGCTGGGGCACCATGCAGGACAGCCCGCCGGACCTGGCCATCGTCATCCCATGGGAGACCCTCGGCGCGCTCCTGGTGCTCGTGCCGCTCGGCGCGGCCCTGCTCGCGGCCCTGGTGACCCGCTCCCGGGGTGCGCTGGCCCGCCGCGCCGTGCACTGA
- a CDS encoding hypothetical protein (DUF2587 domain containing protein [Streptomyces fulvissimus DSM40593];~Protein of unknown function (DUF2587); pfam10759;~UniProt-pubmed:20624727; UniProt-pubmed:21463507; UniProt-pubmed:18375553; UniProt-pubmed:12000953; UniProt-pubmed:20064060; UniProt-pubmed:21551298;~identified by MetaGeneAnnotator; putative) has product MEMPRNDRSQESPQVLVVGQDGMALGGTPGDDESREVPVTDMVEQPAKVMRIGSMIKQLLEEVRAAPLDEASRVRLKEIHASSVKELEDGLAPELVEELERLSLPFTDEAIPSDAELRIAQAQLVGWLEGLFHGIQTALFAQQMAARAQLEQMRRALPPGAPHDDEGPGGPTHGRAVGSGPYL; this is encoded by the coding sequence ATGGAGATGCCGAGGAATGACAGGTCGCAGGAGAGCCCCCAGGTCCTCGTCGTGGGCCAGGACGGGATGGCGCTCGGCGGCACGCCAGGTGACGACGAATCCCGTGAGGTGCCGGTGACGGACATGGTCGAGCAGCCCGCGAAGGTCATGCGCATCGGCAGCATGATCAAGCAGCTGCTGGAAGAGGTCAGGGCGGCACCTCTCGACGAGGCCAGCCGCGTCCGGCTCAAGGAGATCCACGCCAGCTCGGTCAAGGAGCTGGAGGACGGGCTCGCCCCGGAACTGGTGGAGGAACTGGAGCGGCTGTCGCTGCCCTTCACCGACGAGGCCATTCCGTCCGACGCGGAACTGCGGATCGCGCAGGCCCAGTTGGTGGGCTGGCTGGAAGGGCTGTTCCACGGCATCCAGACGGCGCTGTTCGCCCAGCAGATGGCGGCCCGCGCCCAGCTGGAGCAGATGCGCCGGGCACTGCCGCCGGGCGCGCCGCACGACGACGAGGGCCCGGGCGGGCCGACGCACGGCCGGGCGGTCGGTTCCGGCCCGTATCTGTAG